A single genomic interval of Blattabacterium sp. (Nauphoeta cinerea) harbors:
- a CDS encoding ribonucleoside-diphosphate reductase subunit alpha, with translation MKTHPIAEKEGWKVEKDFPAWANNELYLTTIKGGYLLDGETPFEAYKRLAKNAARILKKPKIEEEFFKIFWRGWLIPSTPVMVNLGTEKGLPISCFSGRVGDSMHEIYRKNLEMAILSKHGGGTSYDFSLIRPVGSFIKNGTLGTSDGIIPFIKSYDSTIIASKQGRTRRGAVAIYLNIEHKEYPEFLKIREPKGDINRQCHNIHQGVRISNSFMEKVLKKNGKERILWIDTLKERVKTGEPYLFFQENANRNLPENWKKHGLKIHHSNLCSEIMLPTDESHTLVCCLSSLNLYKYVEWKNTNTVFYSILFLDAVMQEFIDKGKHIRGIEDAVRFAEKSRALGLGALGWHSYLQSNMIPFISIKSEVLTHDIFRYIQLESQKATKYLAKEYGESEWNIGTGRRNLTLMAMAPNRSSAKLAGGLSQGVEPLAANIYVDDDSKGMHIRKNPYLEKILIKNGYNVPEVWEQIANEKGSCLGLTALNEKQKNVFRCFKEINQLELIKQASIRQKYIDQGQSINLSFHQETPAKYINKVHIEAWKIGLKSLYYYRSESILRADTKNRDLYLESLL, from the coding sequence ATGAAAACACACCCTATTGCAGAAAAAGAAGGATGGAAAGTAGAAAAAGATTTTCCCGCTTGGGCTAATAATGAATTATATTTAACTACAATTAAAGGTGGATATTTATTAGATGGAGAAACTCCTTTTGAGGCATATAAAAGATTGGCAAAAAATGCGGCAAGAATTTTGAAAAAACCGAAAATAGAAGAAGAATTTTTTAAAATTTTTTGGAGGGGGTGGCTAATTCCTTCTACTCCAGTTATGGTAAATCTTGGAACAGAAAAAGGTTTACCTATTAGTTGTTTCTCTGGAAGAGTTGGTGATAGTATGCATGAAATATATAGAAAAAATTTGGAGATGGCTATACTTAGCAAACATGGTGGAGGAACATCTTATGATTTTAGTTTGATTAGACCTGTAGGTAGTTTCATAAAAAATGGAACATTGGGAACATCTGATGGAATTATTCCTTTTATTAAATCATATGATAGTACCATAATAGCTAGTAAACAGGGAAGAACACGTAGAGGTGCAGTCGCAATTTATTTAAACATAGAACATAAAGAATATCCAGAATTTTTAAAGATCAGGGAACCTAAGGGAGATATTAATCGTCAATGTCATAATATTCATCAAGGTGTAAGAATTTCTAATTCTTTTATGGAGAAAGTATTAAAAAAAAACGGAAAAGAACGAATTTTATGGATTGATACTCTTAAAGAACGTGTTAAAACTGGAGAACCATACCTTTTTTTTCAAGAAAATGCTAATAGAAACCTTCCAGAAAATTGGAAAAAACATGGATTAAAAATACATCATAGTAATCTTTGTTCAGAAATTATGTTACCGACAGATGAAAGTCATACTCTTGTATGTTGCCTTTCTTCTTTAAATTTATATAAATATGTAGAATGGAAAAATACAAACACTGTTTTTTATTCTATTTTATTCCTTGATGCAGTGATGCAAGAATTTATTGATAAAGGAAAACATATACGGGGAATAGAAGATGCTGTTCGTTTTGCAGAAAAAAGTAGAGCTTTAGGTTTAGGAGCTTTAGGTTGGCATTCATATTTACAGTCTAATATGATTCCTTTTATATCTATAAAATCTGAAGTATTGACACATGATATATTTAGATATATACAATTGGAATCTCAAAAAGCGACTAAGTATTTGGCCAAAGAATATGGAGAATCTGAATGGAATATAGGAACAGGAAGAAGAAATCTGACATTAATGGCAATGGCTCCTAATAGAAGTTCGGCTAAATTAGCTGGTGGTCTCTCTCAAGGAGTGGAACCTTTAGCTGCAAATATATATGTAGACGATGATTCAAAAGGAATGCATATTCGTAAAAATCCTTATTTAGAAAAAATACTTATAAAAAATGGATATAATGTTCCAGAAGTTTGGGAACAGATAGCCAATGAAAAAGGGTCTTGCCTTGGATTAACCGCCCTTAATGAAAAACAAAAAAATGTTTTTAGATGTTTCAAAGAGATTAATCAATTAGAATTAATTAAACAAGCCAGTATACGACAAAAATATATTGATCAAGGACAAAGTATAAATCTTTCTTTTCATCAAGAAACTCCAGCAAAATATATAAATAAAGTACATATTGAAGCTTGGAAAATAGGATTAAAAAGTCTTTATTATTATAGAAGTGAAAGCATTCTTCGTGCAGATACAAAAAATAGAGATTTATATTTAGAAAGTTTATTATAA
- the dnaE gene encoding DNA polymerase III subunit alpha, which produces MYLIVDTETTGLPVSYNFPITHIDHWPRIVQISWQSHNIIGDLTEFKSFIIKPDHYDIPFNAFKIHGITNEKAKKYGFDLNFVLHEFQKSLNKSQCLIGHNLKFDIKIIECEFFRKKMEISFKKKKYDTKDISTSYCKLPGIGKRLKWPTLSELYQKLFEEKAPNLHNAANDVKATARSFLELLRIGIISHQDIGIKEDTILKFRKKYSKKIPSSVVSFKEGEGSHIFLEEKKEKIFEKNLNFDNKKKEKLKKKNILIFIIIPIFLFFIQLDIQSLVERAIYFNMPAVGITDYGNMMGSFHFLNAVHSINKKYFPKKSIKGIVGCEVFISDNYLQKKFTKEEPDRRYQQVFLSKNKKGYHNLAKLCSLGHTEGFYAGIPRVGKNLIEKYKENLIALTGDLNAEIPYTILNDGERKAENIFLWWRDLFGDDFYVELLRHGLEAEDYVNNILLKFSKKHHVKYIIQNNTFYLDKKEANAHDILLCVKNGEKQSTPIGKGRGYRFGFPNTEFYFKSTEEMKKIFFDLPESFDFLEELINKIESYHLSHKILLPKFQIPKSFEDPIDKIDGGNRGENRFLKKITFDGAKKRYKNITKKIEERIFFELKTIEKIGYPGYFLIVHNFISQARKMNISVGPGRGSVAGSIVAYCIEITNIDPIKYHLLFERFLNPDRISLPDIDIDFDDRGREKIIEWVVKKYGKHQVAQIITYATMGAKSSIRDIGRVLDLPLKEADRIAKMVPNMFSLKKILYEKNVSEKIISKEEMNNIRKLRDFAKNKDTLEGKVLQQAEILEGTIRSTGVHACGIIISPNDIQEYVPVSISKESNLLLTQFDNHVVEHAGLLKMDFLGLKTLTIIKDTINIIKKKRINVNIMTEDFSFLKDEKTYHIFQKGETVAVFQYESPGMQKYLRQLKPDKFDDLIAMTALYRPGPLQYIPNFISRKHGKEAITYDLPEMEEFLKETYGITIYQEQVMLIAQKIADFSKGEADILRISMGKKKKDKLNKMKNLFLNQAIKKGYPKNILEKIWKDWEYFSCYAFNKSHATCYAYIAFQTAYLKAHFPCEYMASVLSNNMHNIKQLTFFIEECKKMNISVISPDINESDSFFKVTDFNCIRFGLAGIKGVGKNAVKILLQERKKNGPYTSIFNLVKRVDLRVVNKKTLESLILSGSLDSFHINREQYFYIEFNEKLNTLEKIIRFGSKLQKTKNEEYNRPIIMKCNLWSNIYKLSKEKEVLGVYTSAHPLDDFYYEIKYFTNISLEELNKKESLLIGKRMYVCGILSKLEKKTYIKNGIKYGIFLLEDYNSSKEFRIYGQQYLRYEPILIQNNPLHICFSIEKSKHQKKYNILHIENTQNVLNKLVHKLIIKININNLNNVFINNIEKLFSQQVGNKKLNIILYDEVDKVFLNFESVKYEININSSFLKKLEDFKGFDFCLN; this is translated from the coding sequence ATGTACCTCATTGTTGATACCGAAACAACAGGATTGCCTGTATCCTATAATTTTCCAATTACTCATATAGATCATTGGCCAAGAATAGTGCAAATTTCATGGCAAAGTCATAATATCATAGGCGATTTAACAGAATTCAAAAGTTTTATTATTAAGCCAGATCATTATGATATTCCTTTTAATGCTTTTAAAATTCATGGAATAACTAATGAAAAAGCAAAAAAATATGGATTTGATTTAAATTTTGTATTACATGAATTTCAAAAATCTCTTAATAAATCTCAATGTTTAATAGGTCATAATTTAAAATTCGATATAAAAATTATTGAATGTGAATTTTTTAGAAAAAAAATGGAGATTTCTTTTAAGAAAAAAAAATATGACACTAAAGATATTTCTACTTCTTATTGTAAATTACCAGGAATTGGAAAAAGATTAAAATGGCCTACATTATCTGAATTATATCAAAAACTCTTTGAAGAAAAAGCTCCAAATTTACATAATGCAGCCAATGATGTAAAAGCCACAGCTCGTTCTTTTTTGGAATTATTGCGTATCGGAATAATATCACATCAAGATATAGGAATAAAAGAAGATACAATATTAAAATTTAGAAAAAAATATTCAAAAAAAATCCCCTCTTCTGTAGTTTCCTTTAAGGAAGGAGAAGGATCTCATATTTTTTTAGAAGAAAAAAAAGAAAAAATTTTTGAAAAAAATTTAAATTTCGATAATAAAAAAAAGGAAAAATTAAAAAAAAAAAATATTCTCATATTCATAATCATACCTATTTTTCTATTCTTTATTCAACTAGACATTCAATCTCTAGTGGAAAGAGCTATATATTTTAATATGCCAGCTGTAGGAATAACAGATTATGGAAATATGATGGGGTCTTTTCATTTCTTAAATGCTGTTCATTCCATAAATAAAAAATATTTTCCGAAAAAATCAATCAAAGGAATCGTAGGTTGTGAAGTATTTATTTCAGATAATTATTTACAAAAAAAATTTACTAAAGAAGAACCAGACCGACGATATCAACAAGTTTTTTTATCTAAAAATAAAAAAGGTTATCATAATTTAGCTAAACTTTGTTCATTAGGTCATACGGAAGGTTTTTACGCTGGTATTCCTAGAGTCGGAAAAAACTTGATAGAAAAGTATAAAGAAAATTTAATTGCTCTTACTGGAGATTTAAATGCAGAAATTCCATATACTATATTAAATGATGGAGAAAGAAAAGCAGAAAATATTTTCTTATGGTGGAGGGATCTTTTTGGTGATGATTTTTACGTAGAATTATTACGTCATGGTTTAGAAGCAGAAGATTATGTAAATAATATATTACTAAAATTTTCAAAAAAACATCACGTAAAATATATTATACAAAATAATACTTTCTATTTAGATAAAAAAGAAGCAAATGCTCATGACATTTTACTTTGTGTAAAAAATGGAGAAAAACAATCGACTCCTATAGGAAAAGGGAGAGGTTATAGATTTGGTTTTCCCAATACAGAATTTTATTTCAAGAGTACAGAGGAAATGAAAAAAATATTTTTTGATCTTCCGGAATCTTTTGATTTTTTGGAAGAATTAATCAATAAAATTGAATCTTATCATCTTTCACACAAAATATTACTTCCCAAATTTCAAATTCCGAAATCTTTTGAAGATCCTATAGATAAAATAGATGGAGGAAATAGAGGAGAGAATCGTTTTTTAAAAAAAATAACTTTTGATGGAGCTAAAAAACGTTATAAAAATATTACTAAAAAAATTGAAGAAAGAATTTTTTTTGAATTAAAAACAATAGAAAAAATTGGATATCCTGGATATTTTCTCATTGTTCACAATTTTATTTCTCAAGCTAGAAAAATGAATATTTCAGTAGGACCTGGAAGAGGATCAGTAGCCGGATCCATTGTTGCCTATTGTATAGAAATAACTAATATAGATCCAATAAAATATCATCTTCTTTTCGAACGATTTTTAAATCCGGATAGAATTTCTTTGCCAGATATTGATATTGATTTTGATGATAGAGGACGTGAAAAAATTATTGAATGGGTTGTGAAAAAATACGGAAAACATCAAGTGGCACAAATTATAACATATGCTACGATGGGAGCAAAATCGTCCATAAGAGATATTGGTCGCGTATTAGATTTGCCTTTAAAAGAAGCAGATAGAATAGCAAAAATGGTACCCAATATGTTTTCGTTAAAAAAAATTTTATACGAAAAAAATGTATCAGAAAAAATAATAAGTAAAGAAGAAATGAACAATATCCGAAAATTGAGAGATTTTGCGAAAAATAAAGATACATTAGAAGGAAAAGTTTTACAACAAGCAGAAATCTTGGAAGGGACGATAAGAAGTACAGGAGTACACGCTTGTGGGATTATAATCAGTCCAAATGATATTCAAGAATATGTACCAGTATCTATATCAAAGGAATCAAATTTGTTACTGACACAATTTGATAATCATGTGGTGGAACATGCTGGATTATTGAAAATGGATTTTTTGGGATTGAAAACTCTTACTATTATTAAAGACACTATAAATATTATCAAAAAAAAACGGATTAATGTGAATATTATGACAGAGGATTTTTCTTTTTTGAAGGACGAGAAGACATATCATATTTTTCAAAAAGGAGAAACTGTTGCAGTTTTTCAATATGAATCTCCAGGTATGCAAAAATATTTACGTCAATTAAAACCTGATAAATTCGATGACTTAATTGCAATGACTGCATTGTATAGACCAGGTCCTTTACAATACATTCCTAATTTTATCTCCAGAAAACATGGAAAAGAAGCGATCACGTATGATTTACCAGAAATGGAGGAATTTTTAAAAGAAACTTATGGAATAACAATATATCAAGAACAAGTCATGTTAATAGCCCAAAAAATAGCTGATTTTAGCAAAGGAGAAGCAGACATTTTGAGAATCTCTATGGGGAAAAAGAAAAAAGACAAACTCAATAAAATGAAAAATTTATTTCTCAATCAAGCTATAAAAAAAGGTTATCCTAAAAATATTTTAGAAAAAATATGGAAAGATTGGGAGTATTTTTCTTGTTATGCTTTTAATAAATCTCATGCTACATGTTATGCTTATATAGCTTTTCAAACTGCTTACTTAAAAGCACATTTTCCATGTGAATATATGGCTTCTGTACTGAGTAATAATATGCATAATATTAAACAACTTACTTTTTTCATAGAAGAATGTAAAAAAATGAATATATCTGTCATCAGTCCGGATATAAATGAAAGTGATTCTTTTTTTAAAGTAACTGATTTTAATTGTATTAGATTTGGTCTTGCTGGAATAAAAGGAGTTGGAAAAAATGCTGTTAAAATTCTTCTTCAAGAAAGAAAAAAAAACGGACCTTATACCTCTATTTTTAATTTGGTTAAAAGAGTAGATTTACGTGTAGTGAATAAAAAAACTTTAGAAAGTTTAATTTTATCCGGATCTTTAGATAGTTTTCATATTAATAGAGAGCAATATTTTTATATTGAATTTAATGAAAAACTAAATACTTTAGAGAAAATTATTAGATTTGGATCCAAATTACAAAAAACTAAAAATGAGGAATATAATCGACCTATTATTATGAAATGTAATTTATGGAGTAATATATATAAATTATCCAAAGAAAAAGAAGTATTGGGTGTTTATACTTCTGCACATCCTTTAGATGATTTCTATTATGAAATAAAATATTTCACAAATATTTCATTAGAAGAATTAAATAAAAAAGAATCCCTTCTCATAGGAAAAAGAATGTATGTATGTGGAATTTTATCAAAATTAGAAAAAAAAACATATATAAAAAATGGAATAAAATATGGCATTTTTTTATTAGAAGATTATAATTCTTCTAAAGAATTTAGAATTTATGGACAACAATATTTGAGATATGAACCTATTTTAATTCAGAATAATCCGCTACATATATGTTTTTCTATTGAAAAATCAAAACACCAAAAAAAATATAATATTTTACATATAGAAAACACACAAAATGTTTTAAATAAATTGGTGCATAAACTGATAATAAAAATCAATATAAACAATTTAAATAATGTGTTTATTAATAATATAGAAAAACTTTTCTCTCAACAAGTAGGAAACAAAAAGTTGAATATCATTCTTTATGATGAAGTAGATAAAGTTTTTTTAAATTTCGAATCTGTAAAATATGAAATTAATATTAATTCAAGTTTTTTAAAAAAATTAGAGGACTTCAAAGGGTTTGATTTTTGTTTAAATTAA
- a CDS encoding argininosuccinate synthase domain-containing protein: MKIKVRVSHEEDTKYAFLICKKIKESAEVRGTGIAKRDPEYIKSKIIHGNAVIAFFDGKLAGFSYLETFQNEEFVVNSGLIVFPQFRKQGLAKIIKTEIFKLSRKKFPNSKIFSITTSNPVIRINTKLGFKPVSFSELTHSEKFWKGCQSCANFDILTRNKRKMCLCTGLLYNPNTDKNKKHKSKRNYLSTGDKIVLAYSGGLDTSYCLKYLVQEKYEVHTVIINTGGFNKDELYQIEKRALSIGSKSHKTIDAIEEYYQNCIKYLIFGNVLKNNTYPLSVSSERIFQAIKIAQYATYIQAKAIAHGSTGAGNDQVRFDIAFQIICPDTITLSPVRDMKVSRKEEIEYLKNKGVSICWDKVKYSINKGIWGTSIGGEETLTSYHDFPEEAYPTKLKKKKVRIMELEFEKGELVSVNKEKGKAIKNIIKIEKIASEFAIGRGIHIGDTILGIKGRVAFEASAAIIIIKAHHLLEKHILTKWQLYWKEQLSNWYGMLLHEAQYLDPVMRDIEKFLKSTQERLTGTVDIILYPYRFHLVGIKSKFDLMTSSNMAKYGEMNYAWTAEDVKGFTKILSNQMKIYHNLNKKKKND, translated from the coding sequence ATGAAGATAAAAGTTAGAGTATCTCATGAAGAGGATACAAAATATGCTTTCTTAATTTGCAAAAAAATTAAGGAATCAGCAGAAGTCAGAGGAACTGGAATCGCAAAAAGAGATCCAGAATATATTAAATCAAAAATTATTCATGGAAATGCGGTAATTGCTTTTTTTGATGGAAAATTAGCGGGATTTAGTTATCTTGAAACTTTTCAGAATGAAGAATTTGTTGTTAATTCCGGTTTAATTGTTTTTCCTCAATTTAGAAAACAAGGATTGGCAAAAATTATTAAAACTGAAATTTTTAAACTTTCTAGAAAAAAATTTCCAAATTCTAAAATTTTTAGTATTACAACAAGTAATCCAGTTATTAGAATCAATACAAAATTGGGATTTAAACCTGTGTCTTTCAGTGAATTGACTCATTCAGAAAAATTTTGGAAAGGATGTCAAAGTTGTGCAAATTTTGATATATTAACCAGAAACAAAAGAAAAATGTGTTTATGTACAGGTCTTTTATACAATCCAAATACGGATAAAAATAAAAAACATAAATCTAAAAGAAATTATTTATCTACTGGAGACAAAATTGTTTTAGCTTATAGTGGGGGTTTAGATACCTCTTATTGTTTAAAATATTTAGTACAGGAAAAATATGAAGTTCATACAGTTATTATTAATACAGGAGGTTTTAATAAGGATGAATTATATCAAATTGAAAAAAGAGCTTTAAGCATTGGATCTAAGTCGCATAAAACTATTGACGCTATAGAAGAATACTATCAAAATTGTATAAAATATCTTATATTCGGAAACGTTCTTAAAAATAATACTTATCCGCTTTCAGTCAGTTCAGAAAGAATTTTTCAGGCTATTAAAATAGCGCAATACGCTACTTATATTCAAGCAAAAGCAATTGCTCATGGAAGTACAGGAGCAGGGAATGATCAAGTTAGATTTGATATAGCTTTTCAAATTATTTGTCCGGATACAATAACTTTATCTCCTGTAAGAGATATGAAAGTATCTAGAAAAGAAGAAATTGAATATTTAAAAAATAAAGGAGTCTCTATTTGTTGGGATAAAGTTAAATATTCTATTAATAAAGGAATTTGGGGAACTAGTATAGGAGGAGAGGAAACTCTTACTTCTTATCACGATTTTCCTGAAGAAGCTTATCCAACAAAATTAAAGAAAAAAAAAGTGAGAATTATGGAGTTAGAATTTGAAAAGGGAGAATTAGTAAGTGTCAATAAAGAAAAAGGAAAAGCTATAAAAAACATAATAAAAATTGAAAAAATAGCTTCAGAATTTGCTATAGGAAGAGGAATTCATATAGGAGATACTATTTTAGGGATTAAAGGAAGAGTCGCTTTTGAAGCTTCAGCTGCAATTATTATTATCAAAGCCCATCATTTATTGGAAAAACATATTCTTACAAAATGGCAACTTTATTGGAAAGAACAATTATCCAATTGGTATGGTATGTTGCTCCATGAAGCTCAATATTTAGATCCTGTTATGCGTGATATAGAAAAATTTTTAAAAAGTACACAAGAAAGATTAACCGGAACTGTAGATATCATTCTTTATCCTTATAGATTTCATTTAGTAGGAATCAAATCTAAATTTGATTTAATGACATCTTCTAATATGGCTAAATATGGAGAAATGAATTATGCTTGGACAGCAGAAGATGTTAAAGGGTTTACTAAAATTTTGAGTAATCAAATGAAAATATATCACAATTTAAATAAAAAGAAAAAGAATGATTAA
- the argC gene encoding N-acetyl-gamma-glutamyl-phosphate reductase translates to MIKIGIIGGAGYTAGELIRLMIYHPKMSLKNIVSKSHAGELIHVVHQDLLGEIKNIKFSRSLSKEIDIVFLCSGHGQSRKELKLNNISENTKVIDLSQDFRIKIQSVFKNRNFVYGLPEWRKEIIKKSNNIANPGCFATSILLALLPLAKNQLLKNNIHISAITGSTGAGRKLSDTNHFSWRNNNISVYKIFKHQHLQEIEQTVHQIQNNFSSKIYFVPYRGNFSRGIITTLYTHSVLSLEKNQEIYKEYYKNHPFVMVSDMNIDIKQVINTNKCFLYLLKEKDQLIVVSIIDNLIKGASGQAIQNMNIMFDLDETCGLRLKSVRF, encoded by the coding sequence ATGATTAAAATAGGTATTATAGGAGGGGCTGGATATACTGCTGGAGAATTAATTAGATTGATGATTTATCATCCTAAAATGAGTCTTAAAAATATAGTTAGTAAAAGTCATGCAGGAGAATTGATTCATGTAGTTCATCAAGATTTATTAGGCGAAATCAAAAATATAAAATTCTCTCGTAGTTTAAGCAAAGAAATAGATATTGTATTTCTTTGTTCCGGACATGGACAATCTAGAAAAGAATTGAAATTAAATAATATATCAGAAAATACAAAAGTAATTGATTTGAGTCAGGATTTTAGAATTAAAATTCAATCGGTTTTTAAGAATAGAAATTTCGTTTATGGATTACCAGAATGGAGAAAAGAAATCATAAAGAAATCTAACAATATAGCCAATCCTGGATGTTTTGCCACATCTATTCTTTTAGCTCTTTTACCATTAGCTAAAAATCAATTATTAAAAAATAATATTCATATTAGTGCTATAACAGGTTCTACAGGAGCTGGAAGAAAATTAAGTGATACGAATCATTTTAGTTGGAGAAATAATAACATTTCTGTTTATAAAATTTTTAAACATCAACATTTGCAGGAAATTGAACAAACCGTTCATCAAATACAAAACAATTTTTCTTCTAAAATTTATTTTGTACCTTATAGAGGTAATTTTTCTAGAGGAATTATAACTACTTTATATACTCATTCTGTTCTTTCTTTAGAAAAAAATCAGGAAATATATAAAGAATATTATAAAAACCATCCATTTGTAATGGTTTCTGATATGAATATTGATATTAAACAAGTGATCAATACAAATAAATGTTTTTTATATCTTCTTAAAGAGAAAGATCAACTGATTGTTGTCAGTATCATAGATAATCTCATAAAAGGAGCTTCTGGTCAAGCTATACAAAATATGAATATTATGTTTGATTTGGATGAAACTTGTGGTTTAAGATTAAAATCTGTTCGTTTCTAA
- a CDS encoding aspartate aminotransferase family protein gives MKLFDVYPILDIELSKSKGSYIFDVQGNMYLDFYGGHAVISIGHSHPYYVKALIEQIHKISYYSNSVYISQKNRLASLLGDISGYKNYLLFVCNSGAESNENALKIASFHTGKKKVIAFKGSFHGRTSGSLSVTDNYKLTSPFNAQHETIFVNYKDFYSLEKELKSQEICAVITEGIQGVSGIIDPGYDFFYKVGSFCKEYNTILIIDEVQSGYGRTGYFFSHQLYPIKPDLITIAKGMGNGFPIGGVLIHPKFKPYYGMLGTTFGGNHLACTAGIAVLEIIQKENLIENAKKMGKILLEELRLIPEIKEIRGRGLMIGLKFNFPIQDLKNILIYKEKVFVGTSNNPYVLRLLPPLNINGNHVKLFLKKLRNALSYL, from the coding sequence ATGAAATTATTTGACGTTTATCCTATTTTGGATATAGAATTAAGTAAGAGTAAAGGATCTTATATTTTTGATGTACAAGGAAATATGTATTTAGATTTTTATGGAGGACATGCTGTCATTTCCATTGGACATTCACATCCATATTATGTGAAAGCTTTGATAGAACAAATACACAAAATTTCCTATTATTCTAATAGCGTTTATATTTCTCAAAAAAATAGATTAGCTTCTCTACTTGGAGATATTTCAGGATATAAAAACTATTTATTATTTGTATGTAATTCTGGTGCAGAATCTAATGAAAATGCATTGAAAATCGCTTCTTTTCATACAGGGAAAAAAAAAGTTATTGCTTTTAAAGGTTCTTTTCATGGAAGAACAAGTGGGAGTCTTTCGGTAACGGATAATTACAAATTAACATCCCCTTTTAATGCTCAACATGAGACCATATTCGTAAATTATAAAGATTTTTATTCCTTAGAAAAGGAATTAAAGAGTCAAGAAATTTGTGCTGTCATTACTGAAGGAATACAAGGTGTATCTGGAATTATAGATCCTGGTTACGATTTCTTTTATAAAGTCGGAAGTTTTTGTAAAGAATACAATACAATATTGATTATAGATGAGGTCCAAAGTGGATACGGAAGAACAGGATATTTTTTTTCTCATCAGTTGTATCCTATTAAACCGGATTTAATTACTATAGCTAAAGGTATGGGAAACGGATTTCCTATAGGAGGGGTCCTTATCCATCCTAAATTTAAACCATATTATGGAATGTTAGGAACTACTTTTGGAGGAAATCATTTAGCTTGTACAGCTGGGATTGCTGTATTAGAAATTATACAAAAAGAAAATTTAATTGAAAATGCAAAAAAAATGGGAAAAATTTTGTTGGAAGAATTACGGCTTATTCCTGAAATAAAAGAAATTAGGGGGAGAGGACTGATGATAGGGTTAAAATTTAATTTTCCCATTCAGGATTTAAAAAATATTTTAATTTATAAAGAAAAAGTATTTGTTGGGACGTCTAATAATCCATATGTTTTACGATTACTTCCTCCATTAAATATTAATGGGAATCATGTAAAATTATTCCTTAAAAAGTTAAGGAATGCCTTATCATATCTATAA